In a genomic window of Apteryx mantelli isolate bAptMan1 chromosome 2, bAptMan1.hap1, whole genome shotgun sequence:
- the KIF5B gene encoding kinesin-1 heavy chain isoform X6, with protein sequence MADPAECNIKVMCRFRPLNESEVTRGDKYVAKFQGEDTVVIASKPYIFDRVFQSNTSQEQVYNDCAKKIVKDVLEGYNGTIFAYGQTSSGKTHTMEGKLHDPDGMGIIPRIVQDIFNYIYSMDENLEFHIKVSYFEIYLDKIRDLLDVSKTNLSVHEDKNRVPYVKGCTERFVCSPEEVMDTIDEGKSNRHVAVTNMNEHSSRSHSIFLINVKQENTQTEQKLSGKLYLVDLAGSEKVSKTGAEGAVLDEAKNINKSLSALGNVISALAESSTYVPYRDSKMTRILQDSLGGNCRTTIVICCSPSSYNESETKSTLLFGQRAKTIKNTVCVNVELTAEQWKKKYEKEKEKNKTLRNTIQWLENELNRWRNGETVPVDEQFDKEKANLEAFTVDKDITVINDKPAAPIGVTGNFTDAERRKCEEEIAKLYKQLDDKDEEINQQSQLVEKLKTQMLDQEELLASTRRDQDNLQAELNRLQAENDASKEEVKEVLQALEELAVNYDQKSQEVEDKAKEYELLSDELNQKSVTLASIDAELQKLKEMTNHQKKRATEMMASLLKDLAEIGIAVGNNDVKQPEGTGMMDEEFTVARLYISKMKSEVKTMVKRCKQLEGTQAESNKKMEENEKELAACQLRISQHEAKIKSLTEYLQNVEQKKRQLEESVDSLNEELVQLRAQEKVHEMEKEHLNKVQTANEVKQAVEQQIQSHRETHQKQISSLRDEVDAKEKLITELQDQNQKMMLEQERLRVEHEKLKATDQEKSRKLHELTLKNFRLFTIFGSCLFKIWLLE encoded by the exons tcCAAGCCATATATATTTGACCGTGTATTCCAGTCAAACACATCACAGGAACAAGTATACAATGATTGTGCTAAAAAGATTGTCAAAG atgtaCTTGAGGGATACAATGGTACAATATTTGCTTATGGGCAAACATCATCTGGAAAGACACACACTATGGAA GGGAAGCTTCATGACCCAGATGGAATGGGGATTATTCCAAGAATAGTGcaagatatttttaattatatttactcTATGGATGAAAATCTCGAGTTTCACATTAAA GTGTCATATTTTGAAATATACTTGGATAAAATAAGGGACCTTTTGGATG tttcaAAGACCAATCTTTCTGTTCATGAAGACAAAAATAGAGTTCCCTATGTAAAG GGTTGCACGGAGCGTTTTGTATGTAGTCCGGAAGAAGTTATGGATACTATAGATGAAGGAAAATCTAACCGACATGTAGCAGTTACAA ATATGAATGAACACAGCTCCCGAAGTCATAGTATTTTTCTTATTAATGTGAAACAAGAGAATACTcaaacagaacagaaactaaGTGGAAAACTTTACCTTGTGGACTTGGCAGGTAGTGAAAAG GTTAGTAAAACTGGAGCAGAAGGTGCTGTGCTGGATGAGGCTAAGAACATCAACAAGTCTTTGTCTGCTCTTGGAAATGTCATCTCAGCTTTGGCTGAAAGCAGT ACTTACGTTCCATATCGTGATAGCAAAATGACAAGAATCCTTCAGGATTCACTAGGGGGTAATTGCAGAACCACTATTGTTATTTGCTGTTCTCCATCTTCATACAATGAATCTGAAACTAAATCTACTCTTCTGTTTGGCCAAAG AGCAAAGACCattaagaacacagtctgtgtcAATGTGGAGCTCACTGCAGAAcaatggaaaaagaaatatgaaaaagaaaaagagaaaaacaagactCTCCGTAACACCATACAGTGGCTAGAAAATGAACTCAACAGATGGCGGAATG ggGAGACTGTGCCAGTTGATGAACAGTTTGACAAAGAGAAGGCCAATTTAGAAGCTTTCACAGTGGACAAGGATATTACTGTTATTAATGATAAACCAGCTGCCCCAATTGGAGTAACAGGCAATTTCACTGATGCTGAGAGAAGAAAATGTGAGGAAGAAATTGCCAAACTATACAAACAACTAGATGACAAG GATGAAGAAATTAATCAGCAGAGCCAACTAGTAGAAAAACTAAAAACACAAATGTTGGATCAGGAGGAG CTTCTCGCTTCTACCAGACGGGACCAAGACAACCTGCAAGCAGAGCTGAATCGCCTCCAAGCTGAAAATGATGCGTCTAAAGAAGAAGTGAAAGAGGTGCTACAGGCCCTTGAAGAGCTAGCTGTCAACTATGATCAGAAGTCTCAGGAAGTAGAAGATAAGGCAAAGGAATATGAACTGCTTAGTGATGAACTCAATCAAAAATCG GTCACTTTAGCCAGTATAGATGCAGAGCTtcagaagctgaaagaaatgaCCAACCATCAGAAAAAACGAGCAACAGAGATGATGGCCTCCTTACTAAAAGATCTTGCAGAAATAGGAATTGCAGTAGGAAATAATGATGTCAAG CAGCCTGAGGGAACTGGCATGATGGATGAAGAGTTCACAGTTGCAAGACTGTACATTAGTAAAATGAAATCAGAAGTGAAAACAATGGTAAAACGTTGCAAACAGTTAGAAGGCACACAAGCTGAAAGCaataagaaaatggaagaaaatgaaaaggagtTGGCTGCCTGTCAGCTCCGTATCTCACAG CATGAAGCTAAGATCAAGTCATTGACCGAGTATCTTCAGAATGTGGAACAGAAAAAGAGGCAACTGGAAGAGTCTGTAGATTCCCTTAATGAAGAATTAGTTCAACTTCGAGCACAGG AAAAAGTCCATGAAATGGAGAAGGAACACTTAAATAAAGTTCAAACTGCAAATGAAGTTAAG CAAGCTGTGGAACAGCAGATTCAGAGCCATCGTGAGACACATCAGAAACAAATCAGCAGCCTAAGAGATGAAGTTGATGCAAAGGAGAAACTTATCACTGAACTACAAGA CCAAAATCAGAAGATGATGCTTGAACAGGAGCGTCTTAGAGTTGAACATGAGAAGTTGAAAGCAACAGATCaggaaaaaagtagaaaactGCATGAACTTAC GCTAAAGAACTTCAGACTCTTCACAATCTTCGGAAGCTGTTTGTTCAAGATCTGGCTACTAGAGTGA
- the KIF5B gene encoding kinesin-1 heavy chain isoform X3 encodes MAEVSKPYIFDRVFQSNTSQEQVYNDCAKKIVKDVLEGYNGTIFAYGQTSSGKTHTMEGKLHDPDGMGIIPRIVQDIFNYIYSMDENLEFHIKVSYFEIYLDKIRDLLDVSKTNLSVHEDKNRVPYVKGCTERFVCSPEEVMDTIDEGKSNRHVAVTNMNEHSSRSHSIFLINVKQENTQTEQKLSGKLYLVDLAGSEKVSKTGAEGAVLDEAKNINKSLSALGNVISALAESSTYVPYRDSKMTRILQDSLGGNCRTTIVICCSPSSYNESETKSTLLFGQRAKTIKNTVCVNVELTAEQWKKKYEKEKEKNKTLRNTIQWLENELNRWRNGETVPVDEQFDKEKANLEAFTVDKDITVINDKPAAPIGVTGNFTDAERRKCEEEIAKLYKQLDDKDEEINQQSQLVEKLKTQMLDQEELLASTRRDQDNLQAELNRLQAENDASKEEVKEVLQALEELAVNYDQKSQEVEDKAKEYELLSDELNQKSVTLASIDAELQKLKEMTNHQKKRATEMMASLLKDLAEIGIAVGNNDVKQPEGTGMMDEEFTVARLYISKMKSEVKTMVKRCKQLEGTQAESNKKMEENEKELAACQLRISQHEAKIKSLTEYLQNVEQKKRQLEESVDSLNEELVQLRAQEKVHEMEKEHLNKVQTANEVKQAVEQQIQSHRETHQKQISSLRDEVDAKEKLITELQDQNQKMMLEQERLRVEHEKLKATDQEKSRKLHELTVMQDRREQARQDLKGLEETVAKELQTLHNLRKLFVQDLATRVKKSAEIDSDDTGGSAAQKQKISFLENNLEQLTKVHKQLVRDNADLRCELPKLEKRLRATAERVKALESALKEAKENASRDRKRYQQEVDRIKEAVRSKNMARRGHSAQIAKPIRPGQHPAASPTHPSAIRGGGAFTQNSQPVALRGGGGRQDKVC; translated from the exons ATGGCTGAAGTG tcCAAGCCATATATATTTGACCGTGTATTCCAGTCAAACACATCACAGGAACAAGTATACAATGATTGTGCTAAAAAGATTGTCAAAG atgtaCTTGAGGGATACAATGGTACAATATTTGCTTATGGGCAAACATCATCTGGAAAGACACACACTATGGAA GGGAAGCTTCATGACCCAGATGGAATGGGGATTATTCCAAGAATAGTGcaagatatttttaattatatttactcTATGGATGAAAATCTCGAGTTTCACATTAAA GTGTCATATTTTGAAATATACTTGGATAAAATAAGGGACCTTTTGGATG tttcaAAGACCAATCTTTCTGTTCATGAAGACAAAAATAGAGTTCCCTATGTAAAG GGTTGCACGGAGCGTTTTGTATGTAGTCCGGAAGAAGTTATGGATACTATAGATGAAGGAAAATCTAACCGACATGTAGCAGTTACAA ATATGAATGAACACAGCTCCCGAAGTCATAGTATTTTTCTTATTAATGTGAAACAAGAGAATACTcaaacagaacagaaactaaGTGGAAAACTTTACCTTGTGGACTTGGCAGGTAGTGAAAAG GTTAGTAAAACTGGAGCAGAAGGTGCTGTGCTGGATGAGGCTAAGAACATCAACAAGTCTTTGTCTGCTCTTGGAAATGTCATCTCAGCTTTGGCTGAAAGCAGT ACTTACGTTCCATATCGTGATAGCAAAATGACAAGAATCCTTCAGGATTCACTAGGGGGTAATTGCAGAACCACTATTGTTATTTGCTGTTCTCCATCTTCATACAATGAATCTGAAACTAAATCTACTCTTCTGTTTGGCCAAAG AGCAAAGACCattaagaacacagtctgtgtcAATGTGGAGCTCACTGCAGAAcaatggaaaaagaaatatgaaaaagaaaaagagaaaaacaagactCTCCGTAACACCATACAGTGGCTAGAAAATGAACTCAACAGATGGCGGAATG ggGAGACTGTGCCAGTTGATGAACAGTTTGACAAAGAGAAGGCCAATTTAGAAGCTTTCACAGTGGACAAGGATATTACTGTTATTAATGATAAACCAGCTGCCCCAATTGGAGTAACAGGCAATTTCACTGATGCTGAGAGAAGAAAATGTGAGGAAGAAATTGCCAAACTATACAAACAACTAGATGACAAG GATGAAGAAATTAATCAGCAGAGCCAACTAGTAGAAAAACTAAAAACACAAATGTTGGATCAGGAGGAG CTTCTCGCTTCTACCAGACGGGACCAAGACAACCTGCAAGCAGAGCTGAATCGCCTCCAAGCTGAAAATGATGCGTCTAAAGAAGAAGTGAAAGAGGTGCTACAGGCCCTTGAAGAGCTAGCTGTCAACTATGATCAGAAGTCTCAGGAAGTAGAAGATAAGGCAAAGGAATATGAACTGCTTAGTGATGAACTCAATCAAAAATCG GTCACTTTAGCCAGTATAGATGCAGAGCTtcagaagctgaaagaaatgaCCAACCATCAGAAAAAACGAGCAACAGAGATGATGGCCTCCTTACTAAAAGATCTTGCAGAAATAGGAATTGCAGTAGGAAATAATGATGTCAAG CAGCCTGAGGGAACTGGCATGATGGATGAAGAGTTCACAGTTGCAAGACTGTACATTAGTAAAATGAAATCAGAAGTGAAAACAATGGTAAAACGTTGCAAACAGTTAGAAGGCACACAAGCTGAAAGCaataagaaaatggaagaaaatgaaaaggagtTGGCTGCCTGTCAGCTCCGTATCTCACAG CATGAAGCTAAGATCAAGTCATTGACCGAGTATCTTCAGAATGTGGAACAGAAAAAGAGGCAACTGGAAGAGTCTGTAGATTCCCTTAATGAAGAATTAGTTCAACTTCGAGCACAGG AAAAAGTCCATGAAATGGAGAAGGAACACTTAAATAAAGTTCAAACTGCAAATGAAGTTAAG CAAGCTGTGGAACAGCAGATTCAGAGCCATCGTGAGACACATCAGAAACAAATCAGCAGCCTAAGAGATGAAGTTGATGCAAAGGAGAAACTTATCACTGAACTACAAGA CCAAAATCAGAAGATGATGCTTGAACAGGAGCGTCTTAGAGTTGAACATGAGAAGTTGAAAGCAACAGATCaggaaaaaagtagaaaactGCATGAACTTAC GGTTATGCAGGACAGACGGGAACAAGCAAGACAAGATTTAAAGGGTTTGGAAGAGACTGTG GCTAAAGAACTTCAGACTCTTCACAATCTTCGGAAGCTGTTTGTTCAAGATCTGGCTACTAGAGTGAAAAAG AGTGCCGAGATTGACTCGGATGATACAGGAGGCAGCGCTGCACAAAAACAGAAGATTTCCTTCCTTGAGAATAATCTTGAGCAGCTCACAAAGGTCCACAAGCAG CTGGTACGTGATAATGCTGATCTTCGCTGTGAACTTCCTAAACTGGAGAAGCGACTTAGGGCTACAGCTGAGAGAGTTAAAGCTTTGGAGTCCGCACTGAAGGAAGCCAAAGAGAATGCCTCTCGTGATCGCAAACGGTATCAGCAGGAAGTAGACCGTATAAAAGAAGCTGTAAGATCCAAGAATATGGCCAGACGAGGACATTCTGCACAGATTG CTAAGCCTATCCGTCCGGGGCAAcatccagcagcttctccaaCTCATCCAAGTGCAATTCGTGGGGGAGGTGCATTCACTCAAAACAGCCAGCCGGTTGCACTGCGTGGAGGTGGAGGACGGCAGGACAAAGT